A portion of the Panthera tigris isolate Pti1 chromosome E1, P.tigris_Pti1_mat1.1, whole genome shotgun sequence genome contains these proteins:
- the LOC102949721 gene encoding keratin-associated protein 16-1: MSGNCCSRKCPSVPGISLCSTEVSCGGPVCLPSSCRSQTWQLVTCQDSCGSSSCGPQCCQPACSVSSCAQPVCCEATICEPPCVVSSCAQPVCCEATICEPSCPVSSCTQPVCCEATICEPACAVSSCAQPLCCEATICEPSCPVSSCAQPVCCETHSCQPVLCVPTPCQSIICEPSCCQPVICEPSCCSAVCTVPSSCQPVVCEPVCQPVCPTPSCCPSVCSVANSCQAICCDSSPCEPSCSEPGNCQPARCVALVCEPVCLRPVCCVPSPCEPPCVSSTCQEPSCCVSSICQPVCSEPSPCSASICAPSPCQPTCYVVKRCRSVCCEPASCPSTSCQPLCCRPGSSASAICQPTCSRTFYIPSSCKQTCSPSVPYRPICRPICRPICSGHITYRQPYVTSISYRPACYRPCHSILRRPACVTSLSYRPVCSRLPCADSCKRDCKKSTSSQPDCTDSTTCKAEVSDSSPCQPTEAKPTSPTTREAEATPPTATKPADR; encoded by the exons ATGTCTGGAAACTGCTGTTCTAGGAAATGCCCATCTGTGCCAggcatctctctctgctccactgaGGTGAGCTGTGGAGGGCCTGTCTGCTTGCCCAGTTCCTGCCGGAGCCAGACATGGCAACTGGTGACCTGCCAAGATAGCTGTGGGTCATCTAGCTGTGGCCCACAGTGCTGTCAGCCCGCCTGTTCTGTGAGCAGCTGTGCCCAGCCTGTGTGCTGTGAGGCCACCATCTGTGAGCCCCCCTGTGTTGTGAGTAGCTGTGCCCAGCCTGTGTGCTGTGAGGCCACCATTTGTGAGCCTTCCTGTCCTGTGAGCAGCTGTACCCAGCCTGTGTGCTGTGAGGCCACCATCTGTGAGCCCGCCTGTGCTGTGAGTAGCTGTGCCCAGCCTTTGTGCTGTGAG GCCACCATTTGTGAGCCTTCCTGTCCTGTGAGCAGCTGTGCCCAGCCTGTGTGCTGTGAGACCCATTCCTGCCAGCCGGTCCTCTGTGTACCCACTCCCTGCCAGTCCATCATCTGTGagcccagctgctgccagccagTCATCTGTGAGCCCAGCTGCTGTTCAGCTGTCTGCACTGTGCCTAGTTCCTGCCAACCAGTGGTCTGTGAGCCTGTCTGTCAGCCAGTGTGCCCCACGCCTAGCTGCTGTCCATCTGTCTGCTCTGTGGCTAATAGCTGTCAGGCTATCTGCTGTGACTCCAGTCCTTGTGAGCCATCTTGCTCAGAGCCCGGCAACTGCCAGCCAGCTCGCTGTGTGGCCCTGGTCTGTGAGCCTGTGTGCCTTCGTCCTGTCTGCTGTGTCCCAAGCCCTTGTGAGCCGCCTTGTGTCTCGAGCACTTGCCAAGAGCCCTCTTGTTGTGTCTCCAGCATCTGCCAACCCGTCTGCTCTGAGCCCAGCCCCTGCTCAGCAAGTATCTGTGCACCTAGTCCATGCCAACCTACTTGCTACGTAGTCAAGCGCTGTCGGTCCGTCTGCTGTGAGCCCGCTTCCTGCCCATCTACCTCCTGCCAACCTCTCTGCTGCCGCCCAGGGTCTTCTGCATCTGCCATCTGCCAGCCAACTTGCTCTAGGACTTTCTACATACCCAGCTCCTGCAAACAGACTTGCTCTCCTTCGGTTCCTTACCGCCCAATCTGTCGTCCAATCTGTCGCCCAATCTGCTCTGGACACATTACTTACAGGCAGCCGTATGTGACATCCATCTCCTATCGCCCTGCCTGCTACCGCCCATGCCACTCCATCCTGCGCCGACCAGCCTGTGTCACTTCACTGTCTTACCGTCCGGTCTGCTCCCGCCTGCCTTGTGCTGACTCCTGTAAACGAGATTGCAAAAAGTCCACTTCCAGCCAACCAGATTGCACTGACTCAACGACCTGCAAGGCTGAGGTCTCAGATTCCAGTCCCTGCCAGCCCACTGAGGCCAAACCCACCAGCCCAACCACCCGTGAGGCTGAAGCCACCCCGCCTACTGCCACCAAGCCTGCCGACCGCTGA
- the LOC122233490 gene encoding keratin-associated protein 17-1, with translation MGCCPGDCFTCCPQDQDCCEVCCCQPACCGCCGSCCGCCGSCCGCGGSGCGSSGCGGCGSGCCGSDCCGSGSGCGSGCGGCGSSCCGSSCCGSSGCCGPVCCQPTPVCETK, from the coding sequence ATGGGGTGCTGCCCGGGGGACTGCTTCACCTGCTGCCCTCAAGATCAAGACTGCTGTGAAGTGTGCTGCTGCCAGCCCGCCTGCTGCGGCTGCTGCGGGTCCTGCTGCGGCTGCTGCGGGTCCTGCTGCGGCTGCGGGGGCTCGGGCTGCGGGAGCTCGGGCTGCGGAGGTTGCGGGAGCGGCTGCTGCGGGAGCGACTGctgcggcagcggcagcggctgCGGCTCGGGCTGCGGGGGCTGCGGGTCCAGCTGCTGCGGGTCCAGCTGCTGCGGCTCGTCCGGGTGCTGCGGCCCCGTCTGCTGCCAGCCCACGCCCGTTTGCGAGACGAAGTGA